In Zingiber officinale cultivar Zhangliang chromosome 6A, Zo_v1.1, whole genome shotgun sequence, a single genomic region encodes these proteins:
- the LOC121995148 gene encoding CCR4-NOT transcription complex subunit 1-like, with protein sequence MLPSSIIAGQIQLLLHSVNDFNFDSTRRELCQFAEYGSEGSTMLLQMCLDQILVKDGDTLPQKKELLSAVVRYLLDKTHFSTNLSEALNDIPINESFLGDISNTLGMSVAEKIGVGIALLDSDNPDLKMKGQNFCIAQIEELCANPSSTLHTEQIHDIVMFLYRTEGLSKHMDSFTKILSLLQLKGNTFFLSAPLLTNESNAINKFRHLDLVSGCSDNDFDVALAEIEKEISMADIVAELGYGCTVDISHCKEILSQFLPLNEETLSKLIGIIVRDHSNLEDTLNVQTTFCSALGSGLTNDFSLLNTWNVNVLVDTIEELAPKTNWSLVMEKLDHEGFVIPDETAFSLLMSVYKCACEDPFPLDAICGSVWKNAEGQLSFLRYAVSAPPEIFSFEHCSRQLIFFQTNADPGYLKKGNQAWFCLDLLEILCQLAESGHASLVRLILDDPLSHYPEVLLIGVAHINTTYNLIQHEVSSTLFHVILKDPSRSSTFTQLWHINPNLVLRGFIESLTDPKNLFRVVDICEELKNDMLRMQLTGSLIFMLLLACYV encoded by the exons ATGCTTCCCTCATCTATCATCGCCGGCCAGATCCAGCTCCTGCTGCACAGCGTCAACGATTTCAACTTTGACTCCACCCGCCGCGAACTCTGCCAG TTCGCGGAGTATGGAAGTGAAGGCAGCACCATGTTGCTTCAGATGTGTCTGGATCAAATTTTAGTTAAAGATGGAGATACCCTTCCGCAGAAAAAGGAATTACTGTCTGCTGTTGTGAGATATTTGCTGGACAAAACACATTTCAGCACAAACCTTTCTGAAGCTTTGAATGACATTCCAATAAATGAAAGTTTCCTTGGAGATATTTCAAACACATTGGGTATGTCCGTAGCTGAGAAAATTGGGGTTGGGATTGCTTTATTGGACTCCGATAATCCTGATTTAAAGATGAAAG GGCAAAATTTTTGCATTGCTCAAATTGAGGAATTGTGTGCAAATCCTTCCTCTACTTTGCACACTGAGCAAATTCATGATATTGTTATGTTTCTCTACCGAACTGAAGGCCTTTCAAAGCACATGGATTCTTTTACTAAAATCCTCTCTCTTCTTCAACTGAAAGGGAACACCTTTTTCTTATCAGCCCCACTGCTGACCAATGAGAGCAATGCCATCAATAAATTCAG GCATTTGGATTTAGTCTCTGGCTGTTCTGACAATGATTTTGATGTTGCATTAGCTGAAATTGAAAAGGAGATTAGCATGGCGGACATAGTAGCAGAATTGGGCTATGGATGCACAGTTGACATTTCCCATTGTAAAGAGATACTATCTCAGTTCCTACCACTCAATGAAGAGACACTTTCTAAGTTAATAGGGATAATTGTTCGCGATCATTCCAATCTTGAAGATACTTTAAACGTTCAAACAACTTTCTGTTCAGCTCTCGGTAGCGGCTTAACTAATGATTTTTCACTGTTGAACACATGGAATGTTAATGTTCTTGTCGACACAATTGAGGAACTT GCTCCAAAGACAAATTGGTCACTTGTCATGGAAAAACTTGATCATGAGGGCTTTGTGATTCCTGATGAAACTGCTTTTTCTCTTCTAATGTCCGTTTACAAATGTGCATGCGAG GATCCTTTCCCTCTCGATGCTATTTGTGGCTCTGTTTGGAAGAATGCTGAAGGCCAGCTTTCTTTCTTGAGATATGCTGTGTCTGCCCCTCCTGAAATTTTCTCATTTGAGCATTGCTCAAGGCAGCTG ATATTCTTTCAGACAAATGCTGATCCAGGGTATCTCAAGAAAGGAAATCAGGCATGGTTTTGTTTAGATCTGTTGGAGATTTTATGCCAGCTTGCTGAAAGTGGCCATGCTAGTCTTGTCAGGCTTATACTAGATGACCCACTTAGTCATTATCCAGAGGTTTTACTCATTGGAGTTGCTCACATCAAT ACGACGTACAATCTCATCCAGCATGAAGTATCTTCTACCTTATTTCATGTGATTCTAAAAGATCCCTCAAGAAGCAGCACATTTACTCAGCTATGGCATATAAATCCCAACCTAGTTCTTCGAGGATTTATAGAAAGCCTGACTGATCCCAAGAATTTATTTAGGGTTGTTGATATATGTGAGGAATTGAAG AATGACATGTTGAGAATGCAACTTACTGGTAGTCTTATTTTCATGCTGCTACTTGCCTG ttaTGTTTAA
- the LOC121997433 gene encoding transcription termination factor MTEF18, mitochondrial-like, with translation MRFALPSRRLFSRRLCTLPQKLNNVSYLYRDRVLKEAQCLLTDYLHSARAISFSHADSIVSYAPFSLSALVSKIPFPPNTPANEFKRFLRRFFSYRPVNEYEFFFESIGLSPSSSSLAASTYRSYFLSDDASLLAAVSALVGFGFPWRKLGILYSEDPRIFSVDANSLVARLCALDARGFHRVCIISICLAFPSALCAEADPGGEIDLLFQDLRKVFIDFDLAGLVPEDDVDVFLHTCRKIRVFYDLGATKGTMGELMGRNRKIFLELDEALIAQKLKFFINLGMEAAEAGHFILKHADLVYLDFDNPTIVMPEYLKCIGLDEDEVNLLCRKYPYVMGKNKLRNLPAMMKAMNLHKQFLGKILNGNLHYLSSEFVLATSHYTALESGFLQALERLKRARKVQFLDSKLEFMQSIGFGENTLTVKSMSLINISAKDQLQERIDCLLQLGIEYSMLCRMIIAKPIILNQCKEMLHEKVNFLCNDLGFSLEYLDIFPAFLSFDLENRTKPRYKMLKWLKELSLLKKPFAPATVLANSERRFMVNLYSIHPAAPKQCSDLCSLEGKLLHRILSKQLYLAEIEKASLCHSS, from the exons ATGCGCTTCGCATTGCCTTCTAGGCGGCTCTTCTCCCGCCGCCTCTGCACGCTACCTCAAAAGCTCAATAACGTATCCTACCTCTACCGCGACCGTGTCCTCAAGGAGGCACAGTGCTTGCTCACCGACTACCTCCACTCAGCCCGCGCCATCTCCTTCTCCCACGCTGACTCTATCGTCTCCTACGCCCCCTTTTCGCTCTCCGCCCTGGTCTCCAAGATCCCTTTCCCGCCAAACACCCCCGCCAACGAATTTAAGCGCTTCCTCCGCCGCTTCTTTTCCTACCGTCCCGTCAACGAGTACGAGTTTTTCTTCGAGAGCATTGGCCTCtcaccctcctcctcctccctcgcTGCGTCCACCTACCGTAGTTACTTCCTCTCAGATGATGCCTCGCTCCTCGCTGCTGTCTCGGCGCTCGTCGGCTTTGGCTTTCCTTGGAGGAAACTCGGCATCCTGTACAGCGAGGATCCCCGCATTTTTTCGGTAGATGCCAACAGTCTCGTCGCCAGGCTCTGCGCCCTCGATGCCCGGGGTTTCCATCGTGTATGCATCATCAGCATTTGCCTTGCTTTCCCCTCCGCGCTGTGTGCAGAAGCTGACCCTGGCGGTGAGATTGATCTACTGTTTCAGGATTTGAGAAAGGTCTTCATCGACTTTGATCTCGCTGGATTGGTCCCTGAAGACGATGTGGATGTTTTCCTTCACACGTGCAGGAAGATTCGTGTGTTCTATGATCTGGGTGCTACAAAAGGGACGATGGGCGAGCTGATGGGTAGAAATCGGAAGATATTCCTGGAGCTGGACGAGGCGTTAATAGctcaaaaattgaaatttttcatcAATTTAGGAATGGAGGCTGCTGAAGCTGGGCATTTCATTCTTAAACATGCTGATCTTGTTTATCTCGATTTTGACAATCCTACCATTGTGATGCCAGAGTATCTAAAGTGCATTGGTTTGGATGAGGATGAAGTCAATTTGTTGTGTCGGAAGTATCCTTATGTGATGGGCAAGAATAAATTAAGAAATTTGCCAGCGATGATGAAAGCCATGAATCTGCACAAGCAGTTCCTAGGCAAGATCTTGAATGGGAATCTCCATTATCTCTCTTCTGAATTTGTTCTTGCTACCTCTCATTACACAGCACTAGAGAGTGGGTTTCTGCAAGCTTTGGAAAGGCTGAAACGTGCCAGGAAAGTGCAGTTTCTTGACAGTAAACTAGAATTCATGCAAAGTATTGGATTTGGGGAGAATACGCTCACAGTTAAATCCATGTCACTGATCAATATTAGCGCAAAGGACCAATTGCAGGAGCGCATCGATTGCCTTCTCCAGCTGGGTATTGAGTACTCCATGCTTTGTCGAATGATAATTGCAAAACCAATTATATTGAATCAGTGCAAAGAAATGCTCCATGAGAAGGTGAATTTCCTTTGCAATGACTTAGGTTTTTCGTTAGAGTATCTTGATATTTTCCCTGCTTTTCTTAGTTTTGATCTGGAGAACAGAACCAAGCCACGATATAAAATGCTAAAGTGGCTTAAAGAACTCAGCTTGCTCAAGAAGCCTTTTGCCCCTGCTACTGTTCTTGCAAATTCTGAGAGGAGATTCATGGTTAACCTCTATAGTATCCATCCAGCTGCTCCGAAACAATG CTCTGACCTTTGTTCTTTGGAGGGCAAGCTACTTCATAGGATTTTATCAAAGCAGCTTTACCTTGCTGAAATAGAAAAAGCATCTTTGTGTCATTCATCTTGA
- the LOC121997434 gene encoding transcription termination factor MTEF18, mitochondrial-like translates to MRFTSSSRRLLSRFLCTLPQKLDNVHLYLRERVVKEAQCWLTDYLHTTRAIPLSHADSIISHAPFSLSAFVAQVPFPSLAARAHADLKRTFRRFLTYHPLNEYDFFFESIGLPPSSYSTAASTYPSYFLSDDALLLAVVSALVHYGFPWTKLGLLYREEPRIFSSDSDKLIARLGALEARGFHRACIIGICLAFPSALSADADPGGEIDRLFQYLNKVFLNFDLSDSVPENNLQIFLRVCRNIRVFYDLDSRKGTMGELLCKNLRNIFLELDDALIAQKLKFFIKLGMEASDAGHFILKHADLFNIDFDNPTIVMPEYLKCIGLDEDEVKLLCRKYPYVMGKNKLGNLPATMKAMNLHKRFLGKILNGNHHYLLSGFVLAGSHDTALDSGFHQGLERLKCAKRGQFLDKKVEFLLSIGFGENKLTLRSIAALKGPNDQLQERFDCLLELGIEYSVLCGMVNAKPLILNQCKDTFHEKVNFLCKDAGYSLEYLEKFPAFLCFGLENRTKPRFKMLEWLKELGLLKKLLAPSTFLTHSERRFMTFLYSVHPAAPKQWLERYSCRRDKDGNKNTLFVRVHKNQA, encoded by the coding sequence ATGCGCTTCACCTCGTCCTCCCGGCGGCTGCTCTCCCGTTTCCTCTGCACGCTGCCGCAGAAACTTGACAACGTGCACCTCTACCTCCGCGAGCGTGTCGTCAAGGAGGCGCAGTGCTGGCTCACCGACTACCTCCACACCACCCGCGCCATCCCCTTATCCCACGCCGACTCCATAATTTCCCACGCCCCCTTCTCCCTCTCCGCCTTCGTCGCCCAGGTCCCCTTCCCTTCGCTCGCTGCACGCGCTCACGCGGACTTGAAGCGCACCTTCCGCCGCTTCCTAACGTACCACCCCCTCAACGAGTACGACTTTTTTTTCGAGAGCATCGGCCTCCCTCCCTCCTCCTACTCCACTGCTGCCTCTACCTACCCCAGTTACTTCCTTTCCGATGACGCTTTGCTCCTTGCTGTAGTCTCGGCGCTCGTGCACTACGGCTTCCCATGGACGAAGCTCGGCCTCCTCTACCGTGAGGAGCCCCGCATCTTTTCATCAGACTCCGACAAACTTATTGCCAGGCTCGGCGCCCTCGAGGCCCGTGGCTTTCACCGTGCATGCATCATCGGAATTTGCCTTGCTTTCCCCTCCGCGCTGAGTGCAGATGCTGACCCGGGCGGCGAAATCGATCGCTTATTTCAGTATCTGAACAAGGTCTTCCTCAACTTCGATCTATCAGACTCCGTCCCGGAAAACAATCTGCAAATCTTCCTCCGCGTGTGTAGGAATATTCGTGTGTTCTATGATTTGGATTCTAGAAAGGGAACGATGGGCGAGCTGCTGTGCAAGAACCTTCGGAATATATTTCTTGAGCTGGATGATGCCTTAATAGCCCAAAAATTGAAGTTTTTCATCAAATTAGGAATGGAGGCTTCTGACGCTGGGCATTTCATTCTTAAACATGCTGATCTTTTCAATATCGACTTCGACAATCCTACCATTGTGATGCCAGAGTATCTAAAGTGCATTGGTTTGGATGAGGATGAAGTCAAGTTGTTGTGTCGGAAGTATCCTTATGTGATGGGCAAGAATAAATTAGGGAATTTGCCGGCAACAATGAAAGCCATGAATCTACACAAGCGGTTCCTAGGCAAGATCTTGAATGGGAATCACCATTATCTCTTATCTGGATTTGTTCTTGCTGGCTCTCATGACACAGCATTAGATAGTGGGTTTCATCAAGGTCTGGAAAGGCTAAAATGTGCAAAGAGGGGCCAATTCTTGGACAAGAAAGTGGAATTCTTGCTGAGTATCGGATTTGGGGAGAATAAGTTGACACTCAGATCCATTGCAGCACTCAAAGGCCCAAACGACCAATTGCAAGAGCGCTTCGATTGCCTTCTTGAGCTGGGTATTGAGTACTCTGTGCTTTGTGGAATGGTAAATGCAAAACCCCTTATATTGAATCAGTGCAAAGATACCTTCCATGAGAAGGTGAATTTCCTTTGCAAAGACGCAGGCTACTCGTTGGAGTACCTTGAAAAGTTCCCTGCTTTTCTTTGTTTTGGTCTGGAGAACAGAACTAAGCCAAGATTTAAAATGCTAGAGTGGCTTAAAGAACTTGGCTTGCTGAAGAAGCTTCTCGCCCCATCCACGTTCCTTACACATTCTGAGAGGAGATTCATGACTTTCCTCTATAGTGTTCATCCAGCTGCTCCTAAACAGTGGCTGGAGCGCTATTCATGCAGACGTGACAAAGATGGAAATAAAAATACCTTATTTGTGCGTGTGCATAAAAATCAGGCTTAA